The following are encoded together in the Fibrobacter sp. genome:
- the ybeY gene encoding rRNA maturation RNase YbeY: MPDPASSKKRKYKIDFLCQGSIKAFPWKDKFDKMAHQLLDQEGTGNNVNVVLCDDDFVREMNKSYRGLDKVTDVLSYEWHEPDLLGEIYIAKEQVKRQAPEYGNSFFAELKRVIVHGLLHLSGYDHIKAADRKVMRKRECEFLGLDPYKEKC; encoded by the coding sequence ATGCCTGACCCTGCCAGTAGTAAAAAGAGAAAATACAAGATAGATTTCCTTTGTCAGGGGAGCATCAAGGCTTTCCCCTGGAAAGACAAGTTCGACAAGATGGCCCACCAGCTCCTGGACCAGGAGGGAACGGGGAACAATGTAAACGTTGTCCTCTGCGACGACGATTTTGTCCGTGAAATGAACAAGTCCTACCGCGGGCTAGACAAGGTGACCGATGTGCTTTCCTATGAATGGCACGAACCGGACCTTTTGGGCGAAATCTACATCGCCAAAGAACAGGTCAAGCGTCAAGCCCCCGAATACGGCAACAGCTTTTTCGCAGAACTCAAGCGGGTCATTGTCCACGGACTTCTGCACCTGTCGGGCTATGACCACATCAAGGCGGCCGACCGCAAGGTCATGCGCAAGCGGGAATGCGAATTTCTGGGGCTGGACCCCTACAAGGAGAAATGCTGA
- a CDS encoding HlyC/CorC family transporter, with the protein MDSSVQWAIAFLVIFLFVSFSFSLIKTAFSGIYAKREAKDREGREEKVAAIVEHDGFNETISIGRIFCNVGSGVLGIYLFQMVPWNWVHEFKMLAFLAYLVVACICIYTITVFCANLLGTLKPDTLAVVLIPLFKLIRVPFAIPAKVCHVLFVAILKGLGYDSKLSFLSEERRDAVQADLSDSEETDAEGLEKEEQQMILNIFDFVETPVREIMTPRVDMCAIDVETPLDELVKVLNSERHSRLPVYKDTIDNIVGILSNRDFLEWYTEHRDEPFDIMKIVMPPVFVPYHKKIDDLLTELRKTGNQLAIVVDEYGGTAGLVTLEDILEEIVGEIRDEDDMDEDEDVQRLKDGRYIVDPLMTLSDLSDELGIELEPPENSHVETLSGLIQATLGIIPSPGAEVKIQGYTFRVLKMDGTRMEKVMLILPPGKAGPKTQALKKI; encoded by the coding sequence ATGGATTCATCGGTACAGTGGGCAATTGCTTTTCTGGTAATTTTCCTGTTTGTTTCCTTTTCTTTTTCTTTAATCAAAACCGCGTTCAGCGGCATTTACGCCAAACGAGAGGCCAAGGATAGGGAAGGCCGCGAAGAGAAAGTGGCCGCCATCGTGGAGCATGACGGCTTCAACGAGACCATCTCCATCGGCCGCATCTTCTGCAATGTGGGGAGTGGCGTTTTGGGCATTTACCTGTTCCAGATGGTTCCGTGGAACTGGGTGCACGAATTCAAGATGCTCGCTTTCTTGGCTTACCTTGTTGTGGCCTGCATCTGCATTTACACCATAACCGTCTTTTGCGCGAACCTTCTCGGCACCCTCAAGCCCGATACCTTGGCGGTGGTGCTGATTCCGCTCTTCAAGCTCATTCGCGTTCCTTTTGCGATTCCTGCCAAAGTCTGTCACGTTCTTTTTGTGGCGATTCTGAAGGGCCTGGGTTACGATTCCAAGCTTAGCTTCCTCTCCGAAGAGCGGCGCGATGCCGTGCAGGCGGACCTTTCCGACAGCGAGGAAACCGATGCTGAAGGCCTCGAAAAAGAAGAACAGCAGATGATTCTCAACATCTTCGACTTCGTGGAGACTCCGGTCCGTGAAATCATGACTCCCCGTGTGGACATGTGCGCTATCGACGTGGAAACGCCCCTGGACGAACTTGTCAAGGTGTTGAACAGCGAACGCCATTCCCGCTTGCCGGTGTACAAGGATACCATCGACAATATAGTGGGAATCCTTTCCAACAGGGACTTTTTGGAATGGTACACCGAACACCGGGATGAGCCCTTCGATATCATGAAAATCGTGATGCCCCCCGTGTTCGTGCCTTACCACAAGAAGATAGACGACCTGCTTACAGAACTCCGCAAGACCGGAAACCAGCTGGCCATCGTTGTGGACGAATACGGCGGCACGGCGGGCCTTGTGACCCTGGAAGACATCCTAGAAGAAATCGTGGGCGAAATCCGCGACGAAGACGACATGGACGAAGACGAAGATGTGCAACGCCTAAAAGACGGTCGCTACATCGTGGACCCACTCATGACCCTTTCGGACTTGAGCGATGAACTGGGAATCGAGTTGGAACCGCCCGAGAATTCCCATGTGGAAACCCTTTCGGGCCTCATTCAGGCCACACTTGGCATTATTCCGTCTCCGGGTGCCGAAGTCAAGATTCAGGGCTATACCTTCAGGGTGCTCAAGATGGATGGCACCCGCATGGAAAAGGTGATGCTGATTCTCCCTCCCGGTAAGGCCGGCCCAAAGACCCAGGCGCTGAAGAAGATTTAA
- the nifJ gene encoding pyruvate:ferredoxin (flavodoxin) oxidoreductase, which produces MAKKMIACDGNEATASVAFAVSEVAAIYPITPSSPMAEHADNWSAAGKKNIWGQVPRVFEMQSEGGAAGTVHGALQAGALTTTFTASQGLLLMIPNMYKIAGELTPTVFHVTARALAMQGLSIFGDHSDVMACRQTGFAMLASSCVQECQDLALVAHASTLESRVPFMHFFDGFRTSHEVMKIEALEDGVIRNVIDEKYVKACRQRCLTPDRPTMRGTAQNPDVYFQGRETVNPFYAKVPEIVQKYMDKVASYTGRQYHIVDYVGAPDADRVIISMGSSTCTIGDTVKYLNSKGEKVGLVNIRLYRPFPMEAVVAALPKTVKKIAVLDRCKEPGSAGEPLFQDALTAISEAVMAGKMAMPKMIGGRYGLSSKEFTPAMVKAIYDELAKADPKARFTVGINDDVCHTSLTIDPNFKLESDFFQAMFFGLGSDGTVGANKNSIKIIGNETDNYAQGYFVYDSKKSGSMTTSHLRFGKSIIDAPYLIGENEADFVACHHTPHLESVNMLKYAKDGATFLVNTPHSADTVWDTFPRPVQEEIIKKHLKVYVIDAYAVAAKTGMGRRINTVMQTCFFSKLGNVLDAETAIKYIKKYAEKTYAKKGQEVVQKNWDAIDASLANLFEVKVPATVTSTKEFRAPIHGNAPKFVNEVTAEIIKGNGEQLPVSKMPCDGVFPTGTTKYEKRDLALNIPSWNPDACVQCGKCAMVCPHAAIRVKVVDESAVKNAPEGFKYTPAKGFKLEGSEKPVFAISVSSYDCTGCGVCTQACIGKDKTDETKKAINMVPQEPIKVQEGKCWDFFVDLPEFDRTKVNKSLVKQAMLLEPLFEFSGSCAGCGETAYVRLVSQLFGDRMVVANATGCSSIYGGNLPTTPWAKNKEGRGPAWANSLFEDNAEFGLGMRLAITKHAKQALSLLEAVNVPAELKEKLTTQKQDDEAGIKAQRENVAALKAALAGATDEASVSLRDEFADYLVKKSVWIFGGDGWAYDIGYGGLDHVMATGENVNICVLDTEVYSNTGGQASKATNRGAVALFAAAGKRAGKKDLGLIAMSYKNVYVGRIALGANDAQALKVLQEAEAHNGPSLIICYCPCINHGFDLNSQLQHQKMAVDSGYWTLLRYNPALAAEGKAPLILDSKKPTIPVAEYIYTENRYKQLTRSNPEVAKKLADDLQKEVDARYAFYDAMSKDTEGLISL; this is translated from the coding sequence ATGGCAAAAAAGATGATTGCGTGTGATGGTAACGAGGCCACCGCTAGCGTAGCATTTGCTGTTAGCGAAGTTGCGGCTATCTACCCGATTACACCGTCTAGTCCTATGGCTGAGCACGCCGACAACTGGAGTGCTGCAGGCAAGAAGAATATTTGGGGACAGGTTCCCCGCGTGTTTGAAATGCAGTCCGAAGGTGGCGCTGCCGGTACCGTTCACGGAGCGCTCCAGGCCGGTGCTTTGACCACGACCTTCACCGCTTCCCAGGGTCTTCTCTTGATGATCCCGAACATGTACAAGATTGCGGGCGAACTGACCCCCACGGTCTTCCATGTGACTGCCCGTGCCCTTGCCATGCAGGGCCTTTCTATTTTCGGTGACCACTCCGACGTGATGGCTTGCCGCCAGACCGGCTTTGCCATGCTCGCCTCCAGCTGCGTGCAGGAATGCCAGGACCTCGCTCTCGTGGCCCACGCTTCCACTCTCGAAAGCCGCGTTCCGTTTATGCACTTCTTCGACGGTTTCCGTACCTCCCACGAAGTGATGAAGATCGAAGCTCTCGAAGACGGCGTTATCCGTAACGTCATCGACGAAAAGTACGTGAAGGCATGCCGGCAGCGCTGCCTCACCCCGGACCGCCCGACCATGCGCGGTACCGCACAGAACCCGGACGTTTACTTCCAGGGCCGCGAAACGGTAAACCCGTTCTACGCCAAGGTTCCGGAAATTGTCCAGAAGTACATGGACAAGGTCGCAAGCTACACTGGCCGTCAGTACCACATCGTGGATTACGTCGGTGCACCCGACGCTGACCGCGTGATTATTTCCATGGGTTCTTCGACCTGCACCATCGGTGACACCGTCAAGTACCTCAATTCCAAGGGCGAAAAGGTCGGTCTCGTGAACATTCGCCTGTACCGCCCGTTCCCGATGGAAGCCGTCGTTGCAGCCCTCCCGAAGACTGTCAAGAAGATTGCCGTCCTCGACCGCTGCAAGGAACCGGGTTCCGCTGGCGAACCGCTCTTCCAGGACGCCCTGACCGCAATCAGCGAAGCCGTGATGGCAGGCAAGATGGCCATGCCGAAGATGATCGGCGGCCGCTACGGTCTCTCTTCCAAGGAATTCACCCCGGCCATGGTCAAGGCCATCTACGACGAACTCGCCAAGGCCGACCCGAAGGCTCGCTTCACTGTCGGTATCAACGACGACGTTTGCCACACGAGCCTCACCATCGACCCGAACTTCAAGCTGGAAAGCGACTTCTTCCAGGCCATGTTCTTCGGTCTGGGTTCCGACGGTACAGTGGGTGCCAACAAGAACTCCATCAAGATTATCGGTAACGAAACCGACAACTACGCCCAGGGCTACTTCGTTTACGACTCCAAGAAGTCCGGCTCCATGACCACCTCTCACCTCCGCTTTGGTAAGAGCATCATCGACGCCCCGTACCTGATTGGCGAAAACGAAGCCGACTTCGTGGCATGCCACCACACTCCGCACCTGGAATCCGTGAACATGCTGAAGTACGCGAAGGATGGCGCGACCTTCCTCGTGAATACTCCGCATTCTGCCGACACCGTGTGGGATACCTTCCCGCGTCCGGTGCAGGAAGAAATCATCAAGAAGCACCTCAAGGTGTATGTGATCGACGCCTACGCCGTTGCCGCGAAGACCGGCATGGGCCGCCGCATCAACACCGTAATGCAGACCTGCTTCTTCTCTAAGCTCGGTAACGTGCTCGATGCCGAAACCGCCATCAAGTACATCAAGAAGTACGCCGAAAAGACCTACGCCAAGAAGGGTCAGGAAGTGGTCCAGAAGAACTGGGACGCTATCGACGCCTCTCTTGCTAACCTGTTCGAAGTCAAGGTTCCTGCTACTGTCACCAGCACCAAGGAATTCCGCGCTCCGATCCACGGCAACGCTCCGAAGTTCGTGAACGAAGTCACCGCAGAAATCATCAAGGGCAACGGCGAACAGCTCCCGGTCTCCAAGATGCCTTGCGACGGTGTGTTCCCGACCGGTACCACCAAATACGAAAAGCGCGACCTCGCCCTCAACATCCCGTCCTGGAATCCGGACGCTTGCGTGCAGTGCGGCAAGTGCGCTATGGTCTGCCCGCATGCAGCCATCCGCGTGAAGGTCGTTGACGAATCCGCAGTGAAGAACGCTCCGGAAGGCTTCAAGTACACTCCGGCCAAGGGCTTCAAGCTCGAAGGTTCCGAAAAGCCGGTGTTCGCCATTTCCGTGTCCAGCTACGACTGTACGGGTTGCGGCGTCTGTACGCAGGCCTGTATCGGTAAGGACAAGACCGACGAAACCAAGAAGGCCATCAACATGGTGCCGCAGGAACCCATCAAGGTTCAGGAAGGCAAGTGCTGGGACTTCTTCGTCGACCTCCCGGAATTCGACCGCACCAAGGTCAACAAGAGCCTCGTCAAGCAGGCCATGCTCCTGGAACCGCTGTTCGAATTCTCCGGAAGCTGCGCAGGCTGCGGCGAAACCGCTTACGTGCGTCTCGTTTCTCAGCTGTTCGGTGATCGCATGGTCGTTGCCAACGCTACGGGTTGCTCCTCCATTTACGGCGGTAACCTCCCGACCACTCCGTGGGCAAAGAACAAGGAAGGCCGCGGTCCCGCTTGGGCCAACAGCCTCTTCGAAGACAACGCTGAATTCGGTCTCGGTATGCGTCTCGCTATCACGAAGCATGCCAAGCAGGCTCTCAGCCTCCTCGAAGCCGTGAACGTTCCTGCCGAACTCAAGGAAAAGCTCACGACCCAGAAGCAGGACGACGAAGCCGGCATCAAGGCCCAGCGTGAAAACGTCGCCGCCCTGAAGGCAGCTCTCGCCGGTGCAACCGACGAAGCATCCGTCAGCCTCCGCGACGAATTCGCCGACTACCTCGTGAAGAAGTCCGTGTGGATCTTCGGTGGTGACGGTTGGGCATACGACATCGGTTACGGTGGTCTCGACCACGTGATGGCAACCGGCGAAAACGTGAACATCTGCGTCCTCGATACCGAAGTGTACTCCAACACCGGTGGACAGGCTTCCAAGGCCACGAACCGTGGCGCCGTCGCCCTCTTCGCTGCCGCTGGTAAGCGCGCCGGCAAGAAGGACCTCGGCCTTATCGCCATGAGCTACAAGAACGTTTACGTGGGCCGTATCGCCCTCGGCGCAAACGACGCTCAGGCCCTGAAGGTTCTCCAGGAAGCAGAAGCACACAATGGTCCGTCGCTGATCATCTGCTACTGCCCCTGCATCAACCACGGTTTCGATCTCAACAGCCAGCTTCAGCACCAGAAGATGGCCGTGGATTCCGGTTACTGGACTCTGCTCCGTTACAACCCGGCTCTCGCCGCCGAAGGAAAGGCCCCGCTTATCCTCGACTCCAAGAAGCCGACGATCCCGGTTGCAGAATACATCTACACCGAAAACCGCTACAAGCAGCTCACCCGTAGCAATCCGGAAGTGGCCAAGAAGCTCGCCGACGACCTCCAGAAGGAAGTTGACGCCCGCTACGCATTCTATGACGCCATGAGCAAGGATACCGAAGGGTTGATTAGCCTGTAA
- a CDS encoding response regulator, with translation MEATRAKILVVDDTKTNIEVLEGILSNDYDVFVALDGHKALMLTERVKPDLILLDVMMPEMDGYETLRQMKARNILGGTPVIFLTAKSDSKSEQTGLNLGAVDYIGKPFSPDLVLLRIKNQLEYKRQRDHLNELVIEKTQDLRNTLKVMLTSLGALAEYRDPETGGHIKRTQFVVQKLAEILMKNPKFAKDIPNREYVDYFATAAPLHDIGKVGIQDEILRKPGKLNEEERAIMREHAAMGYNVLVDAAKGLEDKTMILIAADIAWCHHEYYDGNGYPRKLKGDEIPLCARIMAVADVYDALVSKRPYKEPLPHEVAVAEVLKGKGKQFDPDVVEAFVGIADSLPDLYQKFKDEGI, from the coding sequence ATGGAAGCAACGCGCGCGAAAATTTTGGTGGTAGATGACACCAAAACCAATATCGAAGTTCTCGAAGGAATTCTTTCAAACGATTACGATGTTTTTGTAGCCCTTGACGGTCACAAGGCCCTTATGCTCACCGAGAGGGTCAAGCCCGACCTGATTCTTTTGGATGTAATGATGCCCGAGATGGACGGATACGAAACTCTCCGCCAGATGAAGGCCCGGAATATCTTGGGCGGCACGCCTGTCATCTTTTTAACGGCAAAGTCCGATTCCAAGAGTGAACAGACGGGCCTGAACCTGGGTGCCGTTGACTATATCGGCAAGCCATTCTCTCCCGACCTGGTGCTGCTCCGCATCAAGAACCAGCTGGAATACAAGCGCCAGCGTGATCACCTCAACGAGCTGGTCATCGAAAAGACCCAGGACCTGAGAAACACCCTGAAGGTAATGCTCACCAGCCTCGGCGCTCTGGCCGAATACCGTGACCCGGAAACCGGCGGTCACATCAAGAGGACCCAGTTCGTAGTGCAGAAACTGGCCGAAATCCTGATGAAAAACCCGAAATTCGCAAAGGACATTCCCAATAGAGAATATGTGGACTATTTCGCGACGGCGGCCCCCCTGCACGACATCGGCAAGGTGGGCATCCAGGACGAGATTCTCCGCAAGCCGGGCAAGCTTAACGAAGAAGAGCGTGCCATTATGAGGGAACACGCCGCGATGGGTTACAACGTGTTGGTGGATGCCGCCAAGGGTCTCGAAGACAAGACCATGATCTTGATTGCCGCCGATATCGCCTGGTGCCATCACGAATATTACGACGGCAACGGTTACCCCCGCAAGCTCAAGGGCGACGAAATTCCCCTTTGTGCAAGGATTATGGCTGTAGCCGATGTCTATGACGCCCTCGTTTCCAAGCGCCCCTACAAAGAACCTCTGCCTCACGAAGTTGCGGTTGCAGAAGTTCTCAAGGGCAAGGGAAAGCAGTTTGACCCCGATGTGGTGGAGGCTTTTGTCGGGATTGCCGACAGCCTGCCGGACCTGTACCAGAAATTCAAGGATGAAGGAATTTGA